The Afipia massiliensis genome has a segment encoding these proteins:
- a CDS encoding acyl-CoA dehydrogenase family protein: MNAPEQFAETASSPFLTPEHLAFRDMLRRFVATEIEPFAAQWDEAGEFPRELYLKAASVGLLQLGFPEEYGGVPCDRFMSMIAAQELSRAGAGGISASLKSHTIGTPPIVYGGSDELKARVLPDILAGRKISALAITEPGGGSDVANLRTTARRDGDHYVVKGEKTFITSGMRADYYTVAVRTGGEGASGVSLLLIERDTPGFSRTPLKKMGWWASDTATLYFDDCRVPVGNLIGTENAGFKLIMKNFNSERLGLAAGCTGFARVCVEEAIAYARERKTFGKRLADHQVIRHKIVDMAQRVAATQAMLEMLIWRLEQGDNPVAEVCMCKNQATQTMAFCASEAVQIFGGAGFMRGPKVERIYREVKVNAIGGGTEEIMKDLASRQMGL, from the coding sequence ATGAACGCCCCGGAACAGTTCGCGGAAACAGCGAGCAGCCCCTTTCTCACGCCGGAACACCTGGCGTTCCGCGATATGTTGCGGCGCTTCGTGGCCACCGAGATCGAGCCTTTTGCAGCGCAATGGGACGAGGCTGGCGAATTTCCGCGCGAACTCTATCTGAAAGCGGCCTCCGTCGGCCTGCTTCAGCTCGGTTTCCCGGAAGAATACGGCGGCGTCCCCTGTGACCGCTTCATGTCGATGATCGCGGCGCAGGAACTGTCCCGCGCCGGCGCCGGCGGTATTAGCGCCAGCCTGAAAAGCCATACCATCGGCACGCCGCCGATCGTCTATGGCGGATCGGATGAACTGAAGGCGCGGGTGCTGCCGGACATTCTCGCAGGAAGGAAGATCTCCGCCCTCGCCATCACCGAGCCCGGCGGCGGATCGGACGTCGCCAATTTGCGCACCACCGCGCGGCGCGACGGCGACCACTATGTCGTCAAGGGCGAGAAGACCTTCATCACCTCAGGCATGCGGGCGGATTACTACACCGTCGCGGTGCGCACCGGCGGCGAAGGCGCCAGCGGCGTCAGCCTGCTGCTGATCGAGCGCGACACACCGGGCTTCTCACGCACGCCGCTCAAGAAAATGGGCTGGTGGGCCTCCGACACCGCGACGCTCTATTTCGACGACTGCCGCGTACCCGTGGGCAATCTGATCGGCACGGAAAACGCCGGCTTCAAGCTGATCATGAAGAACTTCAACAGCGAGCGGCTTGGCCTTGCGGCCGGTTGTACCGGCTTCGCGCGGGTCTGCGTCGAGGAAGCCATCGCCTATGCCCGCGAACGCAAGACCTTCGGCAAGCGCCTCGCCGATCATCAGGTCATCCGCCACAAGATCGTGGACATGGCGCAGCGCGTGGCGGCAACCCAGGCGATGCTGGAAATGCTGATCTGGCGGCTGGAGCAAGGCGACAATCCCGTGGCCGAGGTCTGCATGTGCAAGAATCAGGCGACGCAGACCATGGCCTTCTGTGCGTCCGAAGCCGTGCAGATTTTCGGCGGCGCGGGCTTCATGCGCGGGCCGAAGGTCGAGCGCATCTACCGCGAGGTGAAGGTCAACGCCATCGGCGGCGGCACCGAGGAAATCATGAAGGATCTGGCAAGCCGCCAGATGGGTCTCTGA
- a CDS encoding AMP-binding protein → MSDLTATGGVPGPGRIGRVAVGDILRRAACRFPNRIALTDGARQVTFTEIEHDANRFANYLVSRGLKSGEKISTICNNSVEFVKALFGIHRAGLVWVPINTMLGPSDMDYILDHAGVRFALIDDNLHAQPERRAALEKRGVDLIAIDLTGHAREQGLENFNDLIKGQSIIGPEIAFDDRDLAMIIYTSGTTSRPKGAMHCHLAVVMAAMSNVIEMHLDRNDGITGQFPLFHCAAHVLLLTYLSVGGKLAIMRGFDPVACMEAIQRDKLTVFIGLPAMYQAILDHPRRKEFDLSSLRTCVYTMAPMPRPLLERCIAELCPTFVQPSGQTEMYPATTMSQPDRQLARFGNYWGESMIVNETAIMDDEGNLLPPGQIGEIVHRGPNVMMGYYKDPEATAAARKFGWHHTGDLALIDENGEVLFIDRKKDMIKSGGENVASVKIEETLLAHPAVLNAAVVGLPHPQWGEAVSAFVKLKPDAQTGEAEIIEHCRKSLGGFQIPKLVRILDEMPMTATGKLRKVELRQKFVDHFNATTAA, encoded by the coding sequence ATGAGTGATCTCACCGCAACGGGCGGCGTTCCCGGGCCCGGACGTATCGGGCGCGTGGCCGTTGGCGACATCCTGCGCCGCGCCGCATGCCGGTTTCCGAACCGCATCGCGCTGACCGATGGCGCGCGTCAGGTCACGTTCACCGAAATCGAGCACGACGCCAACCGTTTCGCCAACTATCTGGTGTCGCGCGGCCTGAAGTCGGGCGAGAAGATCTCGACGATCTGCAACAACTCGGTCGAATTCGTCAAAGCGTTGTTCGGCATTCACCGCGCGGGGCTGGTCTGGGTGCCGATCAACACCATGCTCGGGCCGAGCGATATGGATTACATTCTCGACCATGCCGGGGTACGCTTCGCGCTGATCGACGACAATCTTCATGCGCAGCCGGAGCGGCGGGCGGCGCTGGAAAAGCGCGGCGTCGATCTGATCGCTATTGATCTCACCGGTCACGCCCGGGAGCAGGGGCTCGAGAATTTCAACGACCTGATCAAGGGACAGTCCATCATCGGGCCCGAGATCGCGTTCGACGACCGCGATCTGGCGATGATCATCTACACATCGGGCACGACATCGCGGCCGAAAGGCGCGATGCATTGTCATCTTGCGGTGGTGATGGCGGCGATGAGCAATGTCATCGAGATGCATCTGGATCGGAACGACGGAATCACCGGACAGTTTCCGCTGTTCCATTGCGCCGCTCACGTGCTGCTGCTGACGTACCTCTCGGTCGGCGGCAAACTCGCCATCATGCGCGGCTTCGATCCGGTGGCCTGTATGGAGGCGATCCAGCGCGACAAGCTGACGGTGTTCATCGGCTTGCCCGCGATGTATCAGGCGATCCTTGATCATCCGCGCCGCAAGGAGTTCGATCTCTCCAGCCTGCGCACCTGCGTCTACACCATGGCGCCGATGCCAAGGCCGTTGCTGGAGCGCTGCATTGCGGAGCTTTGCCCGACATTCGTTCAGCCGAGCGGGCAGACGGAAATGTATCCGGCGACGACGATGTCACAGCCGGATCGCCAGCTCGCGCGCTTCGGCAACTACTGGGGCGAGTCGATGATCGTCAACGAGACCGCGATCATGGACGACGAGGGCAATTTGCTGCCGCCCGGGCAGATCGGCGAGATCGTGCATCGCGGGCCGAACGTGATGATGGGGTATTACAAGGACCCGGAGGCGACCGCCGCCGCGCGCAAGTTCGGTTGGCATCATACCGGCGACCTGGCCCTGATCGACGAGAACGGCGAGGTGCTGTTCATCGACCGCAAGAAGGACATGATCAAGTCCGGCGGCGAGAATGTTGCCTCGGTCAAGATCGAGGAAACGCTGCTGGCGCATCCGGCGGTACTGAACGCGGCGGTGGTCGGCCTGCCGCATCCGCAATGGGGCGAGGCGGTGTCGGCCTTCGTCAAGCTGAAGCCCGACGCGCAAACCGGCGAGGCCGAGATCATCGAGCACTGCCGCAAGTCGCTCGGTGGTTTCCAGATCCCCAAGCTGGTGCGGATTCTGGACGAGATGCCGATGACCGCGACCGGCAAGCTGCGCAAGGTCGAACTGCGCCAGAAGTTCGTCGATCATTTCAACGCGACCACGGCGGCGTGA
- a CDS encoding acyl-CoA carboxylase subunit beta → MTVIENSISHASESYQANRAGMLAQIARVNAVVGRTSAASELSKKRFHERGQLLPRERIALLLDPGAPFLELSALAGYCLDTPDPEKSIPGGGTIAGIGFVSGVRCMVTASDSGIEAGSLQPMGLDKRLRSQEIALENKLPSVQLVESAGANLLRYRVEDFIRGGTTFRNLALLSAAGLPVVTVTHGSSTAGGAYQTGLSDYIVMVRGRTRAFLAGPPLLKAATGEIATEEELGGAEMHTSISGLGDYLAEDDREALGIARQIMADLNWDRAHPESGELPREPLYDTEELLGIMPMDHKRPVDMKQIIARILDGSEFLEIGANYGPATVCGHGRIGGQAIGIITNNGPLDPNGANKATHFIQACCQSRTPILYLNNTTGYMVGKAYEEAGMIKHGSKMIQAVTNATVPQITIYCGASFGAGNYGMCGRGFHPRFCFSWPNAKTAVMGGEQAAGTMAIVAEAAAARRGKPIEPDKLEAMKSQIIDVFEKQMDVFATSGRLLDDGVIDPRDTRAVLINVLAICREAELRNPQKVQFSVARP, encoded by the coding sequence ATGACGGTGATTGAAAACTCCATCTCCCACGCCAGCGAAAGCTATCAGGCCAATCGCGCGGGCATGCTTGCACAGATCGCGCGGGTCAATGCGGTGGTGGGGCGAACCAGCGCGGCATCCGAGCTGTCGAAGAAGCGCTTCCATGAGCGCGGCCAGTTGCTGCCGCGCGAGCGCATTGCGTTGCTGCTCGACCCGGGCGCGCCGTTCCTCGAGCTCTCGGCGCTGGCCGGATATTGTCTCGATACGCCGGACCCGGAGAAGAGCATTCCCGGCGGCGGGACCATCGCAGGCATCGGATTTGTGTCCGGCGTTCGCTGCATGGTAACCGCGAGCGATTCCGGCATCGAGGCCGGATCGCTTCAGCCGATGGGGCTCGACAAGCGGCTTCGGTCGCAGGAGATCGCGCTGGAGAACAAGCTGCCGTCGGTGCAACTGGTGGAAAGCGCCGGCGCGAACCTCTTGCGCTATCGCGTCGAGGATTTCATTCGCGGCGGCACGACGTTCCGCAATCTCGCATTGCTCTCGGCAGCGGGGCTTCCGGTGGTCACCGTCACCCACGGCTCGTCCACGGCGGGCGGCGCGTACCAGACGGGTCTCTCCGACTACATCGTGATGGTGCGGGGACGGACGCGCGCGTTCCTTGCCGGTCCGCCGCTGCTCAAGGCCGCGACGGGTGAAATTGCGACCGAAGAAGAGCTTGGCGGCGCGGAGATGCACACCAGCATTTCCGGGCTCGGCGATTATCTTGCTGAAGATGACCGCGAAGCGCTCGGCATCGCCCGGCAGATCATGGCCGACCTCAACTGGGATCGCGCGCATCCGGAGAGCGGCGAGCTGCCTCGCGAGCCATTGTACGACACCGAGGAACTGCTCGGCATCATGCCGATGGACCACAAGCGGCCCGTCGACATGAAGCAGATCATAGCGCGCATTCTCGACGGCTCGGAGTTCCTCGAGATCGGCGCGAATTACGGCCCCGCGACCGTCTGCGGTCACGGCCGCATCGGCGGCCAGGCCATCGGCATCATCACCAACAATGGTCCGCTGGATCCGAACGGCGCCAACAAGGCGACGCATTTCATTCAGGCGTGCTGCCAGTCGCGCACGCCGATCCTGTATTTGAACAACACCACGGGCTACATGGTCGGCAAGGCTTACGAAGAAGCCGGCATGATCAAGCACGGTTCGAAAATGATTCAGGCCGTGACCAACGCCACGGTGCCGCAGATTACGATCTACTGCGGCGCATCGTTCGGCGCGGGCAACTATGGCATGTGCGGGCGCGGCTTTCATCCGCGCTTCTGCTTCTCCTGGCCCAACGCAAAGACGGCTGTGATGGGCGGCGAACAGGCCGCGGGCACGATGGCGATCGTGGCGGAAGCCGCCGCTGCGCGGCGCGGCAAGCCGATCGAACCGGACAAGCTGGAGGCGATGAAGTCGCAGATCATCGATGTGTTCGAAAAGCAGATGGATGTGTTCGCCACCAGCGGGCGGCTGCTCGACGACGGCGTGATCGATCCGCGCGACACCCGCGCGGTGCTCATCAACGTGCTGGCGATCTGCCGCGAGGCCGAACTGCGCAATCCGCAGAAGGTCCAGTTCTCGGTAGCACGGCCATGA
- a CDS encoding 3-keto-5-aminohexanoate cleavage protein has protein sequence MDKAVVTCALNGVLTNPKQHHVPVTPEEMAREAKAAFNAGASVMHMHLRQQEPDKGHMPSWDVNLSREVQQAIREACPGVIINHTTGVSGPNYQGALDCVRETRPEMAACNAGSLNYLKVKADGSWAWPPHVFDNAPDKIQKYLDVMKVAKSLPEFECFDVGIVRSVAMYKQNGMYSGPLEYNFVMGVASGMPADPELLPILLKLKLPDSNWSVTAIGREEIWPLHLRCAELGGHLRTGLEDTFYLGDGTKVTSNGQLIEGIVACARKAGREIASPAEARKILKLMQ, from the coding sequence ATGGATAAAGCCGTCGTCACCTGCGCGCTCAACGGCGTCCTGACCAATCCCAAGCAGCACCATGTCCCGGTCACTCCGGAGGAGATGGCGCGGGAGGCCAAGGCCGCGTTCAATGCGGGCGCATCGGTGATGCACATGCACCTGCGCCAGCAGGAGCCCGACAAGGGGCACATGCCGTCGTGGGACGTGAACCTGTCGAGGGAAGTCCAGCAGGCGATCCGTGAGGCGTGCCCTGGCGTCATCATCAATCACACCACGGGTGTCAGCGGGCCGAACTATCAGGGCGCGCTCGATTGCGTGCGCGAGACCAGGCCGGAAATGGCGGCCTGCAACGCCGGTTCGCTGAACTATCTGAAAGTCAAAGCCGATGGCTCCTGGGCCTGGCCGCCGCATGTGTTCGACAATGCGCCGGACAAGATCCAGAAATATCTCGACGTCATGAAGGTGGCGAAGTCGCTGCCGGAATTCGAATGTTTCGACGTCGGTATCGTGCGCAGCGTGGCGATGTACAAGCAGAACGGGATGTATTCCGGGCCGCTGGAATACAATTTCGTCATGGGCGTTGCGTCGGGCATGCCGGCCGATCCGGAACTGCTGCCGATCCTGCTCAAGCTGAAACTGCCGGACTCCAACTGGAGCGTCACGGCAATTGGCCGCGAGGAGATCTGGCCGCTGCATTTGCGCTGTGCCGAACTGGGCGGGCATCTGCGCACCGGGCTGGAAGACACGTTCTATCTTGGCGACGGCACCAAGGTGACCTCGAACGGCCAGCTCATCGAGGGCATCGTCGCCTGCGCGCGAAAAGCAGGACGCGAGATCGCGTCACCTGCCGAAGCACGGAAGATTCTCAAGCTGATGCAGTGA